Proteins co-encoded in one Malus sylvestris chromosome 9, drMalSylv7.2, whole genome shotgun sequence genomic window:
- the LOC126582079 gene encoding subtilisin-like protease SBT5.3 isoform X1 — protein MSQAMRPPTAALYLLSFLLSSLVLHTPTFAIKKSYVVYLGSHSHPPNLSELELNQVTDNHHEFLGSFLGSHEVAKESMFYSYTRHINGFAATLEEEEAAQIAKHPKVVSVFLNQGRKLHTTRSWDFLGLEQDGVVTPNSIWKKARYGEDSIIGNLDTGAWPESKSFSDEGYGPIPSKWKGICQNETDSEFHCNRKLIGARYFNKGYAAAAGPLNSSFDSPRDNDGHGSHTLSTAGGNFVTGASVFGFGNGTAKGGSPKARVAAYKVCWSPVNGSECFHADILAAFDVAIHDGVDVLSVSLGGDPTTFFSDSVSIGAFHAVKHGIVVVCSAGNSGPAEGTVLNISPWQITVGASTMDREFPSYVTLGNWKHLKGQSLSSSALQSKKFYQLISAADAKAANASAKEALLCKAGTLDPKKVKGKILACLRGDNARVDKGEQALLAGAVGMILANNAINGNEIISDPHVLPASHINFTDGILVFAYINSTKSPRAYIKRAITELGTKPSPFMAAFSSKGPNTITPGILKPDITAPGVSVIAAYTKAQGPTNQMFDKRRIPFNSVSGTSMSCPHISGICGLLKTLYPHWSPAAIKSAIMTTAITRDNSMEPLLNASFYEATPFSYGAGHVNPNSAMDPGLVYDLSHNDYLNFLCAMGYNETEMEMFSEDTYECPKPAISPTNLNYPSITVPKLSGSLEVTRTVKNVGSPGTYKANIQSPDGVSISVEPKKLKFMKIGEEKSFKVLLQVKEANQAKNYVFGKLIWSDGKHYVRSPIVVKAS, from the exons ATGAGCCAAGCAATGAGGCCACCAACCGCAGCCCTTTACCtcctctccttccttctctcctCTCTAGTACTCCATACCCCCACCTTTGCCATAAAAAAG TCATATGTGGTATACCTGGGATCACACTCACATCCCCCAAACTTGTCAGAACTTGAACTAAACCAAGTCACAGACAATCACCATGAGTTTCTTGGTTCCTTCTTGGGCAG CCATGAAGTTGCAAAAGAATCCATGTTTTACTCATACACAAGGCACATCAATGGCTTTGCTGCTAcactagaagaagaagaggcaGCTCAGATTGCTA AGCATCCAAAGGTAGTCTCAGTATTCTTGAACCAGGGAAGAAAATTACACACAACTCGATCGTGGGATTTCTTGGGACTTGAGCAAGATGGTGTTGTTACACCCAATTCAATCTGGAAGAAGGCAAGATACGGTGAAGATTCAATCATAGGAAACCTTGATACTG GCGCATGGCCAGAATCCAAGAGCTTTAGTGATGAAGGGTATGGACCGATTCCATCCAAGTGGAAAGGAATCTGCCAAAATGAGACAGATTCTGAATTTCACTGCAATAG GAAGCTTATTGGAGCACGATACTTCAACAAGGGCTATGCTGCAGCTGCTGGTCCCCTCAACTCCTCCTTCGATTCGCCGCGTGACAACGATGGCCATGGCTCCCACACCTTGTCAACCGCTGGTGGCAATTTTGTAACCGGTGCGAGCGTGTTCGGCTTTGGAAATGGAACAGCAAAGGGTGGATCACCAAAAGCCAGGGTTGCAGCCTATAAGGTGTGCTGGTCTCCAGTGAATGGAAGTGAGTGCTTTCATGCAGATATATTGGCTGCATTTGATGTGGCCATCCATGACGGTGTTGATGTGTTGTCCGTTTCACTGGGTGGAGATCCTACTACATTCTTCAGTGACAGTGTTTCAATTGGTGCTTTTCATGCTGTTAAGCATGGCATTGTTGTGGTTTGCTCAGCGGGAAATTCTGGTCCGGCTGAAGGTACTGTCTTGAATATATCACCGTGGCAGATCACAGTCGGCGCCAGTACTATGGATAGGGAGTTTCCGAGTTATGTCACCCTCGGCAACTGGAAGCACCTCAAG GGACAAAGCTTATCGTCTAGTGCCTTGCAGAGCAAGAAATTTTACCAACTTATTAGTGCTGCGGATGCCAAAGCAGCTAATGCATCAGCTAAAGAAGC TCTGCTATGCAAGGCCGGCACGCTTGATCCTAAAAAAGTGAAGGGAAAGATCTTGGCCTGCCTGCGAGGGGACAACGCAAGAGTGGACAAGGGTGAGCAAGCCTTACTGGCTGGCGCTGTGGGAATGATTCTTGCTAACAATGCTATTAACGGGAACGAAATTATTTCTGATCCACATGTCCTCCCTGCTTCACATATCAATTTCACCGACGGCATCCTTGTCTTTGCTTATATCAATTCAACTAA GTCTCCGCGGGCTTACATAAAGCGTGCAATAACGGAACTGGGAACAAAGCCATCTCCATTCATGGCAGCATTTTCATCAAAGGGACCCAACACCATTACACCAGGCATCcttaag CCTGATATCACTGCACCTGGAGTGAGTGTCATAGCAGCCTACACGAAAGCACAAGGGCCAACAAATCAAATGTTTGACAAACGGCGAATTCCATTCAACTCAGTGTCAGGCACTTCAATGTCATGTCCACATATTTCCGGCATTTGTGGCCTTCTTAAAACCCTCTATCCTCATTGGAGTCCTGCAGCCATTAAATCTGCAATCATGACCACCG CGATAACACGAGATAACAGCATGGAACCATTGCTCAATGCTTCTTTCTATGAGGCAACACCATTTAGTTACGGCGCAGGACAtgttaacccaaacagtgctaTGGATCCTGGATTGGTATACGATTTATCCCATAACGATTACTTGAACTTCCTGTGCGCAATGGGCTACAACGAAACAGAAATGGAAATGTTTTCAGAGGATACGTATGAGTGCCCCAAACCAGCTATTAGTCCCACTAACCTCAACTACCCCTCAATCACTGTCCCTAAACTCTCTGGATCCCTTGAGGTGACTAGAACAGTGAAAAATGTTGGCTCTCCAGGAACATATAAGGCGAATATCCAAAGCCCGGATGGGGTATCGATTTCTGTCGAGCCAAAGAAGTTGAAGTTCATGAAAATTGGTGAAGAGAAGAGCTTTAAGGTACTCCTGCAAGTTAAAGAAGCAAACCAAGCTAAAAACTATGTGTTTGGGAAGTTGATATGGTCAGATGGTAAACACTATGTGAGGAGTCCAATTGTAGTCAAAGCGTCCTAA
- the LOC126582079 gene encoding subtilisin-like protease SBT5.3 isoform X2, whose translation MFELFLQKCSHEVAKESMFYSYTRHINGFAATLEEEEAAQIAKHPKVVSVFLNQGRKLHTTRSWDFLGLEQDGVVTPNSIWKKARYGEDSIIGNLDTGAWPESKSFSDEGYGPIPSKWKGICQNETDSEFHCNRKLIGARYFNKGYAAAAGPLNSSFDSPRDNDGHGSHTLSTAGGNFVTGASVFGFGNGTAKGGSPKARVAAYKVCWSPVNGSECFHADILAAFDVAIHDGVDVLSVSLGGDPTTFFSDSVSIGAFHAVKHGIVVVCSAGNSGPAEGTVLNISPWQITVGASTMDREFPSYVTLGNWKHLKGQSLSSSALQSKKFYQLISAADAKAANASAKEALLCKAGTLDPKKVKGKILACLRGDNARVDKGEQALLAGAVGMILANNAINGNEIISDPHVLPASHINFTDGILVFAYINSTKSPRAYIKRAITELGTKPSPFMAAFSSKGPNTITPGILKPDITAPGVSVIAAYTKAQGPTNQMFDKRRIPFNSVSGTSMSCPHISGICGLLKTLYPHWSPAAIKSAIMTTAITRDNSMEPLLNASFYEATPFSYGAGHVNPNSAMDPGLVYDLSHNDYLNFLCAMGYNETEMEMFSEDTYECPKPAISPTNLNYPSITVPKLSGSLEVTRTVKNVGSPGTYKANIQSPDGVSISVEPKKLKFMKIGEEKSFKVLLQVKEANQAKNYVFGKLIWSDGKHYVRSPIVVKAS comes from the exons ATGTTTGAGCTTTTTCTGCAAAAATGCAGCCATGAAGTTGCAAAAGAATCCATGTTTTACTCATACACAAGGCACATCAATGGCTTTGCTGCTAcactagaagaagaagaggcaGCTCAGATTGCTA AGCATCCAAAGGTAGTCTCAGTATTCTTGAACCAGGGAAGAAAATTACACACAACTCGATCGTGGGATTTCTTGGGACTTGAGCAAGATGGTGTTGTTACACCCAATTCAATCTGGAAGAAGGCAAGATACGGTGAAGATTCAATCATAGGAAACCTTGATACTG GCGCATGGCCAGAATCCAAGAGCTTTAGTGATGAAGGGTATGGACCGATTCCATCCAAGTGGAAAGGAATCTGCCAAAATGAGACAGATTCTGAATTTCACTGCAATAG GAAGCTTATTGGAGCACGATACTTCAACAAGGGCTATGCTGCAGCTGCTGGTCCCCTCAACTCCTCCTTCGATTCGCCGCGTGACAACGATGGCCATGGCTCCCACACCTTGTCAACCGCTGGTGGCAATTTTGTAACCGGTGCGAGCGTGTTCGGCTTTGGAAATGGAACAGCAAAGGGTGGATCACCAAAAGCCAGGGTTGCAGCCTATAAGGTGTGCTGGTCTCCAGTGAATGGAAGTGAGTGCTTTCATGCAGATATATTGGCTGCATTTGATGTGGCCATCCATGACGGTGTTGATGTGTTGTCCGTTTCACTGGGTGGAGATCCTACTACATTCTTCAGTGACAGTGTTTCAATTGGTGCTTTTCATGCTGTTAAGCATGGCATTGTTGTGGTTTGCTCAGCGGGAAATTCTGGTCCGGCTGAAGGTACTGTCTTGAATATATCACCGTGGCAGATCACAGTCGGCGCCAGTACTATGGATAGGGAGTTTCCGAGTTATGTCACCCTCGGCAACTGGAAGCACCTCAAG GGACAAAGCTTATCGTCTAGTGCCTTGCAGAGCAAGAAATTTTACCAACTTATTAGTGCTGCGGATGCCAAAGCAGCTAATGCATCAGCTAAAGAAGC TCTGCTATGCAAGGCCGGCACGCTTGATCCTAAAAAAGTGAAGGGAAAGATCTTGGCCTGCCTGCGAGGGGACAACGCAAGAGTGGACAAGGGTGAGCAAGCCTTACTGGCTGGCGCTGTGGGAATGATTCTTGCTAACAATGCTATTAACGGGAACGAAATTATTTCTGATCCACATGTCCTCCCTGCTTCACATATCAATTTCACCGACGGCATCCTTGTCTTTGCTTATATCAATTCAACTAA GTCTCCGCGGGCTTACATAAAGCGTGCAATAACGGAACTGGGAACAAAGCCATCTCCATTCATGGCAGCATTTTCATCAAAGGGACCCAACACCATTACACCAGGCATCcttaag CCTGATATCACTGCACCTGGAGTGAGTGTCATAGCAGCCTACACGAAAGCACAAGGGCCAACAAATCAAATGTTTGACAAACGGCGAATTCCATTCAACTCAGTGTCAGGCACTTCAATGTCATGTCCACATATTTCCGGCATTTGTGGCCTTCTTAAAACCCTCTATCCTCATTGGAGTCCTGCAGCCATTAAATCTGCAATCATGACCACCG CGATAACACGAGATAACAGCATGGAACCATTGCTCAATGCTTCTTTCTATGAGGCAACACCATTTAGTTACGGCGCAGGACAtgttaacccaaacagtgctaTGGATCCTGGATTGGTATACGATTTATCCCATAACGATTACTTGAACTTCCTGTGCGCAATGGGCTACAACGAAACAGAAATGGAAATGTTTTCAGAGGATACGTATGAGTGCCCCAAACCAGCTATTAGTCCCACTAACCTCAACTACCCCTCAATCACTGTCCCTAAACTCTCTGGATCCCTTGAGGTGACTAGAACAGTGAAAAATGTTGGCTCTCCAGGAACATATAAGGCGAATATCCAAAGCCCGGATGGGGTATCGATTTCTGTCGAGCCAAAGAAGTTGAAGTTCATGAAAATTGGTGAAGAGAAGAGCTTTAAGGTACTCCTGCAAGTTAAAGAAGCAAACCAAGCTAAAAACTATGTGTTTGGGAAGTTGATATGGTCAGATGGTAAACACTATGTGAGGAGTCCAATTGTAGTCAAAGCGTCCTAA
- the LOC126634191 gene encoding uncharacterized protein LOC126634191 produces the protein MKQKVVIKLSVHDERARAKAMKTAVGVDGVNSASYQQDKNQMEVMGEGIDVVLLTTSLRKNLKYAEVVSVSPVEEKKKEEKKEEKKEEKKSEPAQLQYAMGCPQYVVTYPLYEEPPNMCTIL, from the exons ATGAAG CAAAAGGTGGTGATCAAGTTGTCTGTGCATGATGAAAGGGCCAGGGCCAAAGCTATGAAGACTGCAGTTGGGGTCGATG GTGTAAACTCAGCAAGTTATCAGCAAGACAAGAACCAAATGGAGGTAATGGGGGAAGGGATTGATGTGGTTCTGCTCACAACTTCGCTTAGAAAAAACTTGAAGTATGCTGAGGTGGTGAGTGTGAGCCCTGTggaggaaaagaagaaagaggaaaagaaagaggaaaagaaggaggagaagaagagcgAGCCTGCACAGCTACAGTATGCCATGGGTTGCCCTCAATATGTGGTGACTTATCCTTTGTATGAAGAACCCCCCAATATGTGCACCATTCTGTGA